A region from the Brachyspira pilosicoli genome encodes:
- a CDS encoding cation:proton antiporter, with the protein MLLSLALIFLCGMILGKIFSLLKLPSLLGLIITGIILGPYCLNLLDNSILSISADLRELALIIILTRAGLNLDIEDLKRVGRPAILMCFVPASFEIIGMILIAPKLFDISLLDAALMGSVVAAVSPAVLVPKMLKLIDEKYGTNKSIPQLLMAGASVDDIFVIVLFTSFTSLVKGGNISYLDFVKIPTSIIFGLLLGVIIGFILSKFFTKFHIRDSAKVVIILSISFILVSIETSISNLFGGVIGISGLLAVMSIGAYLKKSKEELSKRLSLKYSKLWVAAEIILFVLVGAAVNINYAFNAGVLGIILIFAVLIFRMLGVLVSLIKTKLNKKERIFSMIAYCPKATVQAAIGSIPLSLGFASGEIILVIAVLAILITAPLGAFAIEASYKKLLEHE; encoded by the coding sequence ATGCTTCTCAGTTTGGCATTGATATTTTTATGCGGAATGATACTTGGAAAAATATTCTCGCTTTTAAAACTCCCATCACTTTTAGGACTAATTATAACAGGTATAATATTAGGACCTTATTGCCTTAATTTGCTTGACAATTCAATACTTTCAATATCAGCAGATTTAAGAGAATTGGCACTTATTATAATACTTACTCGTGCTGGGCTTAACCTCGATATAGAAGACTTAAAGAGAGTAGGGCGTCCTGCAATATTAATGTGCTTTGTGCCTGCAAGTTTTGAAATAATAGGAATGATTTTAATAGCTCCAAAACTTTTTGATATCAGTTTATTAGATGCTGCTTTAATGGGTTCTGTTGTAGCTGCTGTATCTCCTGCTGTGCTTGTGCCAAAGATGCTTAAACTTATAGATGAAAAATACGGCACTAACAAAAGCATACCTCAATTATTAATGGCTGGTGCTTCTGTTGATGATATATTTGTAATAGTGTTATTTACATCTTTTACTTCGCTTGTTAAGGGAGGAAATATTTCTTACCTTGATTTTGTAAAAATACCTACTTCTATAATATTTGGGCTTTTATTAGGTGTGATTATAGGTTTTATATTATCAAAATTTTTTACTAAATTCCATATAAGAGATAGTGCTAAAGTAGTGATAATATTAAGCATATCTTTTATACTTGTAAGCATAGAAACTTCAATATCTAATTTATTTGGAGGAGTTATAGGGATATCTGGACTTTTAGCAGTTATGAGTATAGGGGCATATCTTAAAAAATCAAAAGAAGAATTATCAAAAAGGCTTTCTTTAAAATACTCAAAACTTTGGGTAGCTGCTGAAATTATTCTTTTTGTGTTAGTGGGTGCTGCCGTAAATATTAATTATGCTTTTAATGCTGGAGTTTTAGGAATAATATTAATATTTGCTGTTTTAATATTTAGAATGTTAGGGGTTCTTGTATCATTAATAAAAACCAAACTCAATAAAAAAGAACGCATATTTTCTATGATAGCATATTGCCCTAAAGCAACAGTGCAGGCTGCAATAGGCTCTATTCCTTTATCATTAGGTTTTGCCTCAGGAGAGATTATACTTGTAATAGCAGTACTTGCAATACTAATAACAGCACCGCTTGGAGCTTTTGCAATAGAAGCTTCTTACAAAAAGCTATTAGAACATGAATAG